In one Nicotiana tomentosiformis chromosome 6, ASM39032v3, whole genome shotgun sequence genomic region, the following are encoded:
- the LOC104092917 gene encoding uncharacterized protein: MAVSARRSTGPVLRSLSPAGKFYSSTSRTSSSSASSVRFSLDRESTSPSRSISVMNRESTTNRQYKSMSSQKKMTCMCSPTTHPGSFRCSMHKKMDVRRSSATTSSLSYGSNSNRLNTRRSAMTNSLVRIVTVEGEIVKRALAALIRPSSHQQRRRYGFQRRPSRLSNMSRTDDSVEC, encoded by the coding sequence ATGGCGGTTTCTGCTCGACGATCAACCGGACCGGTGCTACGTTCACTTTCACCTGCCGGAAAATTTTATTCGTCCACCTCTAGGACTTCGTCGTCTTCTGCTTCATCAGTACGGTTCTCTCTGGACCGTGAGAGTACTTCCCCGAGCCGGTCTATTTCTGTTATGAACCGGGAGAGTACTACGAACCGGCAGTACAAATCTATGTCTTCTCAGAAGAAGATGACGTGTATGTGCTCGCCAACTACACATCCAGGTTCGTTCCGTTGTAGTATGCATAAGAAAATGGACGTTCGAAGGAGTAGTGCAACGACGTCGTCGTTGTCGTACGGTTCGAATTCGAATCGGTTGAATACTAGGCGGTCGGCGATGACGAATTCGCTAGTTCGAATCGTGACTGTTGAAGGTGAGATTGTGAAACGAGCTTTGGCGGCTTTGATTCGTCCGTCGTCTCATCAACAGCGCCGCCGTTACGGTTTTCAGCGCCGACCGAGCCGGCTTTCCAATATGTCTAGAACCGATGATTCTGTTGAATGCTGA